One region of Salvelinus sp. IW2-2015 linkage group LG1, ASM291031v2, whole genome shotgun sequence genomic DNA includes:
- the LOC111962467 gene encoding uncharacterized protein: MERLCSDCWLSLNAEEGDVRNRFVRRDSLQTLTRRRVSVTLIPTGSQLSDLETKFQEGCRAGADTDSQGPEVGSVNQASRPSEMMSPLAIPSPHSTLLIRQSSTQSSQSLEDESERAPHTSSLQMTLRHRRRSAVLECDAEAEGSGVESATGSIAGTAEPNELSMAESVITSEPLVVLSEQNPRASWLSYCRWVLVVLLLLALSFFILLGFLLWGLRVPHHSPSF; this comes from the exons ATGGAAAGGCTGTGTTCTGACTGTTGGCTTTCTCTCAATGCAGAGGAAGGAGACGTCAGGAATCGGTTTGTCAGACGAGACTCCCTACAG ACCCTCACTCGGCGAAGAGTCAGCGTAACACTAATCCCAACGGGGTCCCAG CTCAGCGACCTAGAAACCAAGTTCCAGGAGGGTTGCAGGGCCGGTGCTGACACTGACAGCCAGGGGCCAGAAGTAGGCAGTGTGAACCAAGCCAGCAG GCCCTCTGAGATGATGTCCCCCCTGGCAATCCCATCTCCCCACTCCACCCTCCTCATCAGACAGAGCTCCACACAGAGCTCCCAGAGCCTGgaggacgagagcgagagagccccTCACACCAG ttccCTGCAGATGACGCTACGTCACAGGCGGAGATCTGCTGTCCTGGAGTGTGATGCCGAAGCCGAGGGGTCAGGGGTGGAGTCAGCAACGGGGTCAATAGCTGGCACAGCCGAGCCCAATGAGCTCTCTATGGCCGAATCAGTCATCACCTCAGAGCC GCTAGTGGTTCTGTCAGAGCAGAATCCCCGAGCTTCCTGGCTGTCTTACTGTCGCTGGGTCCTGGTGGTACTGctcctcctggctctctctttcttcatcttgCTGGGGTTCCTACTCTGGGGCCTGAGGGTTCCTCACCACAGCCCTAGCTTCTGA
- the LOC111963245 gene encoding large ribosomal subunit protein uL1, whose product MSKVSRDMLYEVVKEVQAGSLTKPRKFTESVELQISLKNYDPQKDKRFSGTVRLKTTPRPKFSVCILGDQQHCDEAKAAELPHMDIEALKKLNKNKKMVKKLAKKYDAFLASESLIKQIPRILGPGLNKAGKFPSLLTHNENLNVKVDEVKSTIKFQMKKVLCLAVAVGHVKMSEEELVYNIHLAVNFLVSLLKKNWQNVRALYVKSTMGKPQRLY is encoded by the exons ATGAG CAAGGTATCCAGGGATATGCTCTATGAGGTGGTCAAGGAGGTCCAGGCGGGATCTCTGACCAAGCCACGCAA GTTCACGGAATCTGTAGAACTCCAGATCAGCTTGAAGAACTACGATCCCCAGAAAGACAAGCGTTTCTCTGGCACCGTCAG ACTGAAGACCACCCCCAGGCCCAAGTTCTCAGTGTGCATCCTGGGAGACCAGCAGCATTGTGACGAGGCAAAGGCTGCAGAGCTGCCACACATGGACATTGAGGCCCTCAAGAAGCTCAACAAGAACAAGAAAATGGTGAAGAAGCTGG CAAAGAAGTACGATGCCTTCCTGGCCTCTGAGTCTCTGATCAAACAGATCCCTCGTATCCTGGGGCCTGGGCTCAACAAGGCTGGCAagttcccctccctcctcacccacaACGAGAATCTCAACGTCAAGGTTGATGAGGTTAAGTCCACCATCAAGTTCCAGATGAAGAAG GTGCTGTGTCTGGCGGTGGCAGTGGGTCACGTGAAGATGTCTGAGGAAGAGCTGGTGTACAACATCCACCTGGCGGTTAACTTCCTGGTGTCTCTACTGAAGAAGAACTGGCAGAACGTCCGTGCCCTCTACGTCAAGAGCACCATGGGAAAGCCCCAGCGCCTCTACTAG
- the LOC111963152 gene encoding calcium/calmodulin-dependent protein kinase type 1D-like isoform X1, with the protein MASCEGAGCDDRATMGRKEITCSWKKVINNIRDVFEFKQALGSGSFSEVYLVREKKTGNLYALKCLKKKHLSCSKLENEITVLKKIRHDNVVGLEDFYETRTYYYLVMQLVSGGELFDRIIDRGVYTEKDASCLVHQVLEAVNYLHENSIVHRDLKPENLLYFNSDENSKIMISDFGLSKMSDHGVMSTACGTPGYVAPEVLAQKPYSKAVDCWSIGVITYILLCGYPPFFEDNETRLFSKIMRADYAFHSPFWDNISESAKDFIRNMMQKHPKKRFSTEQALRHPWIIGKTARDQDIYESVSMQIQKNFAKSKWRQAFNATAAINHMKKLQLAHADPDAPLPPIPACNSQNTQQGVNNITAKDIDTNGNLPIPVCHVTPPEAQCRGLRASHSEPRHTPVVMETCNAENCSSFAAAKSCDAIDRATNRNGHTMQTGVCSVM; encoded by the exons ATGGCCTCTTGTGAAG GTGCCGGCTGTGACGACAGAGCCACCATGGGTCGCAAAGAAATAACCTGCAGTTGGAAGAAAGTCATCAACAATATCAGAGACGTGTTCGAATTCAAACAAGCGCTGGGATC GGGTTCGTTCTCCGAGGTGTATCTGGTGAGAGAAAAGAAGACTGGAAACCTCTATGCCCTGAAGTGTCTGAAGAAAAAACACCTCAGCTGTAGCAAGCTAGAGAACGAGATCACTGTGCTGAAGaa gATAAGGCACGACAATGTGGTTGGATTGGAAGACTTCTATGAAACTCGGACGTACTACTACCTTGTCATGCAGCT gGTGTCTGGTGGGGAGCTGTTTGACCGTATCATAGATCGGGGGGTGTACACAGAGAAGGATGCCAGCTGTCTGGTTCACCAAGTGCTGGAGGCTGTCAACTACCTTCACGAGAACAGCATAGTGCACAGGGACCTCAAg CCAGAGAACCTACTGTACTTCAACTCAGATGAGAACTCCAAGATCATGATCAGTGACTTCGGCCTGTCCAAGATGTCCGACCACGGAGTGATGTCCACAGCCTGCGGCACGCCAggatatgttg CCCCTGAGGTTCTGGCTCAGAAACCCTACAGCAAGGCAGTGGACTGCTGGTCCATAGGAGTCATCACATACATCCT GCTGTGCGGCTACCCTCCGTTCTTTGAGGACAACGAGACCCGTCTGTTCTCGAAGATCATGAGGGCCGACTACGCTTTCCACTCGCCCTTCTGGGATAACATCTCGGAGTCAG CGAAGGACTTCATCCGGAACATGATGCAGAAGCACCCTAAGAAACGCTTCAGCACAGAACAGGCCCTCAGACACCCCTG GATCATTGGGAAGACAGCGAGGGATCAGGACATCTATGAATCAGTCAGCATGCAGATCCAGAAGAACTTTGCCAagtccaaatggagg CAAGCCTTCAACGCCACGGCAGCCATCAACCACATGAAGAAGCTGCAGTTGGCTCACGCCGACCCCGATGCCCCTCTCCCACCTATCCCCGCCTGCAACTCCCAGAATACTCAGCAGGGCGTCAACAACATCACCGCCAAGGACATCGACACCAACGGCAACCTCCCAATCCCAGTGTGTCACGTGACCCCTCCGGAGGCGCAGTGCCGGGGCCTGAGAGCCAGTCACAGCGAGCCCAGGCACACGCCGGTCGTTATGGAGACATGTAACGCAGAGAATTGCTCCTCGTTCGCGGCAGCTAAGAG CTGTGATGCTATTGACAGGGCGACCAATAGGAATGGGCACACCATGCAGACTGGGGTGTGTTCTGTTATGTGA
- the LOC111963152 gene encoding calcium/calmodulin-dependent protein kinase type 1D-like isoform X2: MGRKEITCSWKKVINNIRDVFEFKQALGSGSFSEVYLVREKKTGNLYALKCLKKKHLSCSKLENEITVLKKIRHDNVVGLEDFYETRTYYYLVMQLVSGGELFDRIIDRGVYTEKDASCLVHQVLEAVNYLHENSIVHRDLKPENLLYFNSDENSKIMISDFGLSKMSDHGVMSTACGTPGYVAPEVLAQKPYSKAVDCWSIGVITYILLCGYPPFFEDNETRLFSKIMRADYAFHSPFWDNISESAKDFIRNMMQKHPKKRFSTEQALRHPWIIGKTARDQDIYESVSMQIQKNFAKSKWRQAFNATAAINHMKKLQLAHADPDAPLPPIPACNSQNTQQGVNNITAKDIDTNGNLPIPVCHVTPPEAQCRGLRASHSEPRHTPVVMETCNAENCSSFAAAKSCDAIDRATNRNGHTMQTGVCSVM; encoded by the exons ATGGGTCGCAAAGAAATAACCTGCAGTTGGAAGAAAGTCATCAACAATATCAGAGACGTGTTCGAATTCAAACAAGCGCTGGGATC GGGTTCGTTCTCCGAGGTGTATCTGGTGAGAGAAAAGAAGACTGGAAACCTCTATGCCCTGAAGTGTCTGAAGAAAAAACACCTCAGCTGTAGCAAGCTAGAGAACGAGATCACTGTGCTGAAGaa gATAAGGCACGACAATGTGGTTGGATTGGAAGACTTCTATGAAACTCGGACGTACTACTACCTTGTCATGCAGCT gGTGTCTGGTGGGGAGCTGTTTGACCGTATCATAGATCGGGGGGTGTACACAGAGAAGGATGCCAGCTGTCTGGTTCACCAAGTGCTGGAGGCTGTCAACTACCTTCACGAGAACAGCATAGTGCACAGGGACCTCAAg CCAGAGAACCTACTGTACTTCAACTCAGATGAGAACTCCAAGATCATGATCAGTGACTTCGGCCTGTCCAAGATGTCCGACCACGGAGTGATGTCCACAGCCTGCGGCACGCCAggatatgttg CCCCTGAGGTTCTGGCTCAGAAACCCTACAGCAAGGCAGTGGACTGCTGGTCCATAGGAGTCATCACATACATCCT GCTGTGCGGCTACCCTCCGTTCTTTGAGGACAACGAGACCCGTCTGTTCTCGAAGATCATGAGGGCCGACTACGCTTTCCACTCGCCCTTCTGGGATAACATCTCGGAGTCAG CGAAGGACTTCATCCGGAACATGATGCAGAAGCACCCTAAGAAACGCTTCAGCACAGAACAGGCCCTCAGACACCCCTG GATCATTGGGAAGACAGCGAGGGATCAGGACATCTATGAATCAGTCAGCATGCAGATCCAGAAGAACTTTGCCAagtccaaatggagg CAAGCCTTCAACGCCACGGCAGCCATCAACCACATGAAGAAGCTGCAGTTGGCTCACGCCGACCCCGATGCCCCTCTCCCACCTATCCCCGCCTGCAACTCCCAGAATACTCAGCAGGGCGTCAACAACATCACCGCCAAGGACATCGACACCAACGGCAACCTCCCAATCCCAGTGTGTCACGTGACCCCTCCGGAGGCGCAGTGCCGGGGCCTGAGAGCCAGTCACAGCGAGCCCAGGCACACGCCGGTCGTTATGGAGACATGTAACGCAGAGAATTGCTCCTCGTTCGCGGCAGCTAAGAG CTGTGATGCTATTGACAGGGCGACCAATAGGAATGGGCACACCATGCAGACTGGGGTGTGTTCTGTTATGTGA